Within Pungitius pungitius chromosome 18, fPunPun2.1, whole genome shotgun sequence, the genomic segment taCATTATGGTTGTGAAAAAAGTGtccttgtgaaaaaataaagtatttttgatAAAGGTGGAggaactttttttaaaccagctaTAACACATAACTGAAGTTTTCATGCAGTGAACAGAACTTAATTACTTTTATGTCTGAAAATCTTTACCTTTTACTTTAAAAGTCCCACTCTCAATATTGTGTCAATTTTTGGGGGCTCGGGAGGTCACACAACCATTTTGGAGTATTCTGTCTGTAGATAATAGGGATAAGAGTGACATTCTGGCAATTGCTTAGTACGTGCATCACCTTCTATTAGCAGTAGTATGATTGTTAACATTgctatttacttttatttaatcttttatttGTATAGTAATATTGTTAATATTCAAACATTAATGCAAACATGTCTTTTATGCaggtttatatatttaaaaaatattgccATTTGTAAAGGAATCTGAGGTTACATCAGTGCCAAATTAAAAGGTCAACCGATGTGTCTTTAATTAATATCTCAACCCCACCTGCAAATATCATAATGAAATCAATGAAAATGATCTTTATTATCATCCTACCGGAAATGTCTTATACTGGAAATCTCGTGAGTGGCAGTCAACTTCCGGTGACGCAACATCTCAGACCGTAGCCTTTACGTGCTGCGTTGTTTTGTACGCTGGTTTTGAAGTTAGCCGTGGGCTGCTAACGCTGGCTGGTTAACGTAAGAGTTAGTGACGTTTGGTCTTAACGGTCTAGGTATACATGCTCTGGATATTGAGACGgtgtttttcaagttcaaaaTCCGCCTTTTGTTTCGACTGATTCGCAGTTTTTCGTTGAAGAAAACGTTATTAGCTTAGCAGGCTAACAGGGGCTACAATGGAGGGCAGCGCCAGCGTGAGGAGAGCCTTGTGCGGGACTCTCGTCCCTGTAACAGTATCAACAATGGCTCTCCTACAACAACCCGAAGAGAACGACAAGGGCAAGCTGCACAGAAAGGTCCTCGACGAAGAGGAGTACATTGAGGTAACGTTAGATAATTGACGGACAACCAAACAATCGATAGGAACTCGTTGAAACTGAGAACACGGCTAACGTTACGTGTCATTACGTTCCTTCATTGTTGTTGCACCAACATTATGTGAAGCATTGTCTTCCCTTCTACACAGTCAAGTAAACCCAACTGTCGTCTCCCAACAGAGTTTAGAAAAGATCATCCAGAGGGACTTCTTCCCAGATGTTACCAAGTTACAGGCGCAGAAGGACTACCTTGATGCGGAGGAAACCGGTGACCTAGAAAGAATGAGAGAGATATCCATCAGATATGGATCATCTTTGAATAAATCGACACCACGATCTACTGCACCCTGTGAGTAGTTTGACGAGGGAAATGGTCGACTGTATTAGTATGTTATCCCTTATTTGCCAAATCATTCAGTCTGAATAATCTTCACCCCTATTTCTCCccatttgtttctcttttgtatgTAAGATGTGACACCAGCAAGCTTTGAGACGCCATTGGGCCGCTCGGGGTCTCCCTCTTCCATTCATGGCAGTAAAAGTTTAGACGGTGGTAAGTTATCTACTGTATTAAGTTGATAACATATGTTTGTCATACAATGAAGTGTATATAAAACCTCTGAAAGGATTTTGATTGAATTCACATGAACTCTTAATTAATGGAATTACAAATCCAAATAAATGAACCCTATTTCTATTGATGCTGTATTTACAGAGAGCAGGAATgatgagaagaaagagaaggagctcCCGTGTCTCGATCGCTTCCTTGATAAAAATACCAGTGAGGATAATGCATCATTTGAGCAGATAATGGATCTGGCAGAGGACAAGGAGAGGCTGAAGCATTCCTGGCTATATGAGGCTGAGGCTGAATACAAACAGGTATGTGAGTGCTGAGTTAAACTTGAACATTAAAGTAAAAGGAAATTAATTTTATGTTTGGATTACATGTGTGCCTGTCATAAAAACTACATTTGAGTACCAAATTGGTGCATGTTATGTCAGATTCAAGTTTTCATGTTACACAAAACGTCATCTTTGATGGAAATGATGTTTGTCGTTGATAACTGCCAGTCAGACAGACAATCATTGGAAGTATTGCTACACCCCTAGACTGCATCAAAAACATTACTGATATTTTGCAGCGCCGCGAAGAGAACCTTGCGTTGCCATCCGCAGAGAAAGCAGCACTTGAATGTGTCAAGGCTGGACTTGAGACCTGGGAGTACAAAGCAAAGAATGCATTGATGTATTATCCAGAGGGTAAGAAGACTGAACTTGGAATGAATTCcctgctgttttttgtgtgacaTTAATACCTATTGGAGGCATGTAATCAATTAAATTTCCCCCCGAGAGAAGAAATTGTtttcacaaacattttttttaaacaggtgtgAAAGACGACGAAGCTCTTTTTAAGAAGCCACGGGAGGTAGTTCACAAGAACACACGCTTTGTTGGAGAcccattcagcaaagctctcaaCAAAAGCCAGATTCAGCAGGCTGCAGCTCTCAATGCACAGGTAGACACTTTAAgaatgtaacaaaacaaaaatgcatgGTGTTTTGACTAATAGGGGTACACATATGCCAAAACACCATCAACTACTTGGCAGTCCATTCTTCAGTTAAATTAAAGTGTCAATTCAAGAGTGAAGTAGCTGATTTATTGTCTTTTCTGTCCAGTTCAAACAGGGTAAAGTCGGACCTGATGGGAAGGAGCTCATCCCACATGAATCCCCAACAGTGAATGGATATGGTTTCGAAAGTATGCCGTCCCCAGCACCTGGTAAGTGGATCTCAGTTACAGTCCTGATACAGATGTGTGTCTTAAATAGCTCATTCAGCTACCTACTCACATTTGGAGTAGATATCTCACAGCAGTTTCCCTCCCCTCAGGTGTAGCTGAGTCGCCTCTGATGACCTGGGGAGAGATTGAGAGCACCCCATTTCGTCTGGATGGATCAGACAGCCCGTTTGTCGAGAGAAATCACGGCCCGTCATTTAAGGTACTGAACCTCCGTAGGTAGCTAACTCTCGGTTAATCACTgattctgttgttgtttgtaaaatgttgacaTCAAATATGTGTGCAAAAAGATTCCAGAACCTGGAAGACGAGAGCGGCTGGGTTTAAAGATGGCCAACGAAGCCGCCGCCAAAAACCGTGCAAAGAAACAGGAAGCTTTGCGAAAGGTCACAGAGAACCTTGCGAGGTAAATAAATGGCTTCCCTCTGGATTATTTCTGCTTCAACAAGTATCAACACATTTCTACGTCTGTACACTCCTGTCTTTTAAAGGGGAAAGTCGAGCTTGAATGTGTCATGATTTTACTTGATTTCCTCTTATTATTGTCATTTTGAAAGAATCAATGGTGTCCTTAAACACATGAACTTCTGTGTTGCAGTCTTACTCCAAAAGGCCTGAGCCCAGCCCTCACCCCTGCCCTGCAGAGGCTCGTAAATCGGACATCCAGCAAGTACACGGACAAGGCATTGCGGGCGAGTTACACGCCGTCGCCCTCGCATCAAGTCCCCGGCTGCAAGTCTCCGTTCGGTGGCCCCGCCACGCCATCGGGAACGCCGACGCCAAACAAAGTCAAGACGCCGAGCTCTCAGGACCTCACGTCGCTGACAGACGACCTGCTGCAGCTTCCCAAGAGACGGAAAGCCGCTGACTTCTTTTAAGCAAGAGACGCTGTTCTCTGCTGGGATTGTACAAAATAGACATGATAATTAGTGAGGAAGACTAACTGTTCTGACCCACTTTCCTCCAATTAATACGTTTTAGTTGGGTGAGTGGATAAAGAAATGCCCATAGAAATGAAGAATATTTCATAATTTGCTCTATTTTTGAGCAGATGGGTCTATATAGATTCCTGCTAAATACAGTGTCCTAATTATACTATATAACTTGGTtgtcttatttgttttattctcttttgtcctgttgtgttgtttcatatatatttgtacAATACACTTtccacaaacaaatgtttggtaTTAGGAACAAACAGCAACCTATTCAATATTTAAGAATTTCATCCAAAAGCCATCACCCAGCTCTCCATACATTTCAGTGTCTCTTCATCATAGAAATTACTTCAGCCCAACATCAAACAATTGTGTTGGTGtttataattttaaaaagttcagTTAGACATCTCACCTATATGTCAACAATTTTTCTTGTGGCTCTAGTAGAGGAGAAAATGTGGAGGCAGAGCTGGGCTCAACATTATGAATTTGtaccaccttttttttaagccttTAAATAAAACTGGAAATACACAGAAAAAGGTCTACAAAAGAATATCACACCATTACATATTTGCTAGCTGTTATCTTTTCTACCTTCTACTtgtgtttatatgtataaatacgCTGTACTTTTATGCCTCATTCTTTCAAGAAACCTTCATGCGAAGGCCTTGTCACGCTATTATTTCTTTGTATGGTTGATGTTTAAACATTTGGGGTTATAGATGTATTGTTGCATCGTCAGGGAAGTCCAATCCTTAAAAATAACTTGAATTGGCTTGCTTTTATAATATATCCCTGCTTAACTGGATCGATGAACGAtaatactgaaaataaatgtgtgacCTTGAGGTAAACTTAGTGGATCATATATTTTAGCGTTGGATTCGCATCTTGAAAATCTCAACGGGGTACACACgtacgcgcgcacacgcgcgcgcgcaagggttattgtgtgtgtgtgtctccatgggTAAAAGCGGCGTAACTCCGCCCCGGCGGCTCCTCCAGCTGACTGCCCGTGTCGGATGTTTGGGATTGTTGTGGTTCGGAGGGccgccgccatcttggattCAGCCGCGCTCCACACCGAGCAGCGCGAGAGGACGGACGACGTTAACGGCGCAGCCAGTTAGCTCCtcgttagctagcgttagcctgCTCGGCGAGAGATTAACCCTGCTGCCCGTGTTGTTGCTGCGCGGCGGGACTATGCTCTACAGACGCTGTTCGTCTTCGTCATGTGTCACCAGGAGTGCACAAAATAGGTTTAAACTGTGTTAACAGTGGAACGCTTTTAACTCCGgagagggcggcggcggcgacgcgCATCCTCGTTATATcgttaaaaaaacatttctggatAAAGGAGTTACTATGAATGGAGGATAAATGTTGTCAACGGCTGACAGCAGCAGTTtcgtcctcttctctctcctcttcgtcctcgcGTCAACGGACCCACCACGGACAGGTAAATACATCCCAAGTTGTTTTCCCTCTGCGTTTATTCCCCTGAGGTCAGCGTGGAAGACCGAAGCCGAGATTTCAGCAGAAAAAGCGGACGGGTCAGGCGGAAAGGCCTCCCGGACGAACCAGGGACTAGAGTCGTTTTTTAAACCGATGCTGCGCTGCCTTTGGGCCGTGGGGAAGGTGCGACCTGCTGGTGCAACTCTAACgtcagccttaaaaaaaaaaaaaacaatacgttAAACCATTGACCTCTTAGGCAATCATTAATGTTCACTCTCCAGGATCCATAACGTTCGCAGAAACACATCACAATCGAAACAGAGCGTCGGGCTATTTTGTGACTTATTAGTGCAGCTGTAATGAGATTTGTTGTGTTTATACAGATTTATCCCCCACTCCTGTTTTATAAAGGGTCGGCGTATCTGTGAACAATCGGACCTACACGTATGTCCTCCTGGTCGTGGAGCGTGTGTTTGAAATGCATGTCAGAGAATCCTGCTGCTGCATCTCCAAAGCTGGCTCTCGTTGACTCATTTTCTAGCCACACAGTGTTAAAACAACACCGTGAGGTGCTTTGGTCGTTGGGTCATTCAACCCCTACTTAGAGACACAGTCTGATTTATTAAATGCATCGTGTAACTGTTGGCCATGATCTAACCTCTTTTACACTTTCATTACACTGAAGGCCTCGAGGTAGTCAAGCCTGTCAAACGCCAAAATGTAATCAGTTTTTGTGAATTAAAAGCCCTGAACCTATGCTTTGATTGCAAACACTTGAAATCAAAGCTCGTGTCAATGCTTTGACCGCAAGTCGAAGTAATCTCGTGGTTTCCGGTAGGCCTGATCTTGTGATTCTGACAGACGTGTGGATGTGGGAAGTGGCAATAAAGCTGAGTTGCGCTTTAAATGTCTGCATGGAGAAATATGTTCCTGGACTCCCTCGGACGATAAGATCATACAACAACACACCGCCTCCATCGTAAATGTCCCAGATTACCATAGGTGTTGATCATTTTAGTAGACATAAGCAGGAGTGATTGTTCAAAACAGGTCAACCTTATCCAGCTGACCCCGAAACAACAGTTAAACTTGTGAACAAACATGTTTCTGttttgactttatttatttttaaatggagtTCATGGAAAACCCAATACAGGCAACACTGCATGCTTGTTATAGTTAATTTGCGTTTGGTTCTTGTGAAAATGGGAAAGTACTTTGTCATTAACTGTAATTACCAATCTTGTCAAAGGTGCATTCAGTATTTACTTCATGTGAACACAACtcctttttgattaaaaaacctTGTGGGAAAAGTGCATGTTGTTTTTCGTCTGTATATATTTACTTAGGCTTTAATGCGTCTTGTGAGGTGTATTGTCGTCTTTTTGAAACCCCTCCTGGTTCGGGGGATAATGTGGACCTCGTGCCAGGCCTTCGGGGGGGGCAACATAAgtgttttatcttatttttcacAGCCGCTGTcacagagggtgtgtgtgattGTAGAGCATGATGGTTCACATTACGTTCATGCTTCCTGAAGCTTGATGCCCACATGACTTGGACTTAACAATAATCCTGTTTGCTGGAgcataatttaattaaatatgctTGTGCTGGCGTGAGCATGAAACACTTTTCCTGTCTCACAGGTAGGATTTAGACGGCTCACActgatttttttaacacatctgACAGCATCCACTGCCACTGTTTAACAAAGGTACATCAGAAAAGGAAATGGTTGTTAAATGGCCCTTTCGTTAGCCTTCTGTTTAAACGCGAGGATACATAATATTAACAGTTGTTATGCCAGTGGGGctttttgaattgaattataATTTAAAATCACTTTCGAGTAAGTTTCAGTGTGTCGTGGTGGCTTGCTACTGAATGTGCGTGTAGCATACGTTCTATATATCTTACATCCCATGTCATATATCGTCATATGCGCACTGCAGTGGCTCAGTGCTTAGCACGTGTCCCGTGGGTGCTTTAGTTCGCTCCCACACTACAGAGACATGCAAAGCAAATGCATCGTCCACCTGATTAATGGCCCctattttatttctttccctTGTGCGTTTCCCAACAAAAGCTGCAGGAAGAGCACCAGGCTTTGAAGCACATATTAAATAGTGGCCAAATAGACTTAATTTGAGGGAAACGTCTATATGCGTATCTATGTTTTTTTAGAAGTTGTAAAAAGCTAAATAGTCAAGTCCAGATTTATTTTCCTTACTGTGGGTAATCTTGTACTTTTAATGTTCTTGAAATGAAGCAAACTACTTTGGTTTCGTGTTCAGTTGAGCAAATTTCACACGAATGAGGCGCCGCTTCCAGCACTGTATCCAGTTCTCTATATACATCCACGGCCTCGACATTCTGCCTAATGCAGCGGCCAAAGATAGACACTGTGCCAGCTTTGCATGGTAACAATCGAAAAAATGTATGTGCTCATCATTGACTGTGACAGTAGATGCTGGTCGGACTGAACTAGGCTCCAATCCAGTAAGCAAGTTAGCAGCGTCTCGAATGAGCCGTCTGCGTTAATACTGGCAGCTCTCTTTCTGTTTAATACAGTTGCCTGCAGTTTGAATTTTTGACAAACCTCATCCGTTCACAGAGAGACGTTTTGGTCCCCCTGATAACTCGCGGACTGTTTTTTGATTTAGGACATTTTTCAAGTGTCTGTGGAGGTGATGAACATTTCAGAGGTGTAAACTGAGACGGTTGTTAAGTGAAGAGTAACTTCAGTCAGACTGACGACTCATCTGGAAGCCAAGACGCTGACTCTCACCAGCCGCCTGCGCGTGGATTTGTTATTTTATGTTCCAGGTCTTTGGAGATCAtcctgctttttttccttttagaaCTGGAACACTAGAAACACGCAGTATAGACACATAATATGGTCAAACTCGGTGCTATAGCTCTGTATTCAAGTGCAACTCTGTTTACCATCTTGAGTGTCAACGCTGAAAAAAGTGTCACGCTTTTGATGAAACACACAATTTAATTTCCCCTAAAATAGCTTTCGGTTGTGTTGGCTGCCCATCTAACCCTCTGCATACCaagcagctgtgtgtttgaAGGGAATTTGACCCTTTGTGCGTTCATCCACACAGTataaaggaaaaatacattGCTGTTGTGAGGTGGTATAAAGATATGAATGTGTGTACCCACTCACTGCTCCTAACAGTGAGCTTGAGTGTTGCTGTGAATCATTAGCGGCTGGAGACGATGCAGCGAGCACACAAGGCCGGTCCGCTGTGCCGTTCTCCTTCAATGGGACTGAAGTGGGGCCGTCTTGCAGCCTTTATTGTATCTTCCTGTGGGTTATGTAAGAGATGCAGAGGTTCAACTTGTCTCACGGTTGTTCCCTCGCTGGAAGACTCAACGTGACAAAATCCAAAGCTTGCGAGCGAAATGGCCCTCGAGAAGATCATCAGGATGCACGATGCATGTCAAGCACATGCACAGACAACGTGGTTCATTTTGCAGCCAGCGTCTTCATCCGAGATTTGTCTCAACAGCGAATGGTAACCCTCTTTGGCCCATGTGTGCTTAGAGATAAATGAGCCATCAGGCAGCTGTGAGGCAACAACAGATTCAGACGCTCCACCTCAATCGCACCGAGGTTCAGTTGACGAGCGAAGTCGCTCTCACGTCAAGCTGTTTGGTAGATGCAGGCTCTCTTTTAAAACTTGGACGTGTCCCAGCTGTGACCCCCAACAAGTTCCATCCGATGGACTGAAGCAGAATTACCGGTGTCTGAATAAAAACTGCTCTTATGAACTTCCCAGATGCACCAATGGGAAAAGAAGGAACCAATTAATGTGGATCTGTACAGGCAgcaattcttttttatttttcatgttttcagcGAAAAGTGCAAGGAAAGCTTTGGTTTTCTAGTTGTAAGCAcag encodes:
- the ess2 gene encoding splicing factor ESS-2 homolog encodes the protein MEGSASVRRALCGTLVPVTVSTMALLQQPEENDKGKLHRKVLDEEEYIESLEKIIQRDFFPDVTKLQAQKDYLDAEETGDLERMREISIRYGSSLNKSTPRSTAPYVTPASFETPLGRSGSPSSIHGSKSLDGESRNDEKKEKELPCLDRFLDKNTSEDNASFEQIMDLAEDKERLKHSWLYEAEAEYKQRREENLALPSAEKAALECVKAGLETWEYKAKNALMYYPEGVKDDEALFKKPREVVHKNTRFVGDPFSKALNKSQIQQAAALNAQFKQGKVGPDGKELIPHESPTVNGYGFESMPSPAPGVAESPLMTWGEIESTPFRLDGSDSPFVERNHGPSFKIPEPGRRERLGLKMANEAAAKNRAKKQEALRKVTENLASLTPKGLSPALTPALQRLVNRTSSKYTDKALRASYTPSPSHQVPGCKSPFGGPATPSGTPTPNKVKTPSSQDLTSLTDDLLQLPKRRKAADFF